GCTATAAAGTGGAACACCACACTTCTAGCAACACTCTACTGTGTAACCAACTCTAACTACATTTTTTAGAAAATGATTTAGATGGTTTATGTTGTAATTCGTAACTTTGACCCGTTAAACACATTTAGCCCTAAATTGGCAGTTTAACTTGGTATAATTAGTACATGGGTGGGATTTGCCATCTCTAAATATATCAGGCATAAAACATGGCaaaacaaggaagaaaattgAAAACAGGTAATTATGGTGTGAACTCCAAATTTAACTCGTGTCAATGCAGGGGATAATATGTTCAGGTGTTGTTTACTATGTCCAAGGGATCATTATGAGAGAAAGAGGTCCGGTTATTGTGAGTGTATTTAACCCATTGTGTATGATAATTGTAGCTTTCATGGGATCGCTTTTTCTAGCTGAGAAAACATACCTAGGAAggtaaaaaaaaatataccaGTTGTTAATTATTTACCATTTTACCCAAACCGCTAACTTTATGTTCTCTAGGGTTCTAGGAGCAGTTGTCATAGTTGTGGGGCTTTATATGGTCGTTTGGGGTAAATGCAAGGAGCATAAAGATCCATCCATTTCTATGGATGAGCATACAACACCCGAAAACCAAATATTGGGTAAAGAGTCTGAGACAAATTGCAACGACCAGGTTATTGCTATCAAAACATCTGATGAAATTTGCGATAAACATGATCAGACGGCTGATGTTTGATAGGCGTGTTCGGTTTCGGCATGCATGGGGTTGGGTCGTATCTTTTATTATTTGTTTCGTTTCTTTTAGTTAAGTGTATGACTAATGGGTGTAGAGGGGGATGCCCCATACCCCACATTATTGttaattgatgtgtgtaaaatgcaacatataaaacacatcaattaaggcataaaactaaccctttttaagtactaatgttgggaaaagagtgtttttgtcttccttttgtattttcaggatgaaatgagctcaaaatcacaaaagaagcaaaaagaccactaattctaccataaatacaagaaaaggaacaaaagtggactgcccggaccctcaacggcacctcccaaagcaaagagaagaaaacagagtctgaacacgccccgtgtccagcgaacacgggggcgtacccaggaagcagcagaaaagacaaaccagtagaagcttccattgctcaccacggggccgtgcccagcgggcacgggggcgtgttgaaagtacagcaggcgcattaattgtaattcgcaattacaattaatgaggagagagagtgtcagacgggcacggggccgtgtccagcggacacggggccgtgtccagcgttctgtccagcctataaatagaggagcttggtttcattcttcctcatcccttggcacaccacctctctcacacctcatccaccacccaccaccaccatatcaccatcatccaccaccatcatccattgtccatcgtagagtgtgtgagtcgtctcgggatccaagattgatcgtaagagttcttgacaatcaaggccatgtttgcctaagtctcttacatcacttggtgaagacaagtgtttagtataatactttttatttttaatcttttgcactttttatttggttttgtattaatgactttaataactagttacttatgttgaaggtgatctttccttatcgtttgtccgtggtgtcttggcattattttactgtctatataaaataaaagattttcaccattcatatctccacggtctatatggaggtatgttggctacctggtcgggggttaagggaacggtttggtaagggtcttgcccttgttcagcgtttagaggtcctgcttgggacctgggtcaaatttagtaggatctccttcaatgcccataggtattggatggcggggatccaaactctttgaccccctcataagttaactactattaatactataacccggctatttaggactgtatccctgctgactcagactacttagccgagggtaacgtcaccgccaaaagcggggcctaccataatttgcattaataacttaattcattatctttcaataatccgaccctttaggattgtatccttgctgactcaaactactgggttgagggtaacgtcgccttcaaaagaggggcctactacaataactaagataatctcttaaacaagtgcaaaagtgcgaaaataatcaaaggttatactaatacacgtgtcggatccaagtgattcatcttgtctatctgtttttattttattttatttttcagcatttagttagtttttatttttattagtttaaatcatttttctaactttttgatttggttagacgttgaggataaaccggtattaaaagctcttgtgtccttggacgacctcggtatcttaccaacactatactacgtccacgatgggtgcacttgcccatatgtgtgtttagtgttagtgaatatcgtgttttataaatttaaaacttggctaaaagtgtaaaaagggcttaaatatatatctaaaattatatacacaccgacacgcatcaagtttttggcgccgttgccggggacacaaggattttaagaaagttaggaatcaacggcctaatcatct
This genomic stretch from Helianthus annuus cultivar XRQ/B chromosome 8, HanXRQr2.0-SUNRISE, whole genome shotgun sequence harbors:
- the LOC110872689 gene encoding WAT1-related protein At2g37460-like; translation: MERGNPAVWAIKWNTTLLATLYCGIICSGVVYYVQGIIMRERGPVIVSVFNPLCMIIVAFMGSLFLAEKTYLGRVLGAVVIVVGLYMVVWGKCKEHKDPSISMDEHTTPENQILGKESETNCNDQVIAIKTSDEICDKHDQTADV